A segment of the Populus alba chromosome 9, ASM523922v2, whole genome shotgun sequence genome:
TAACCCCTCTATCCCTTGCTCAAAACGTCTGCTCAGGGGTGATTGGAAATTAACTTGTGCATTCTGCAGGTGGATCTAAACAAGACTTCCTCAATGCTCACTACAACGCTCGAGCACAGCTGGGTGCTGGACCTTTGGGACGGAATTAAAATTagcaaaatttgaaaaaccatgaaagtaaaaaaaataaaatcttgaaacataaaattttaaaacatcccaaaaatattaataaagaaaaagaaaaataataaaaaataaaaaatctatgttttgcaaaacattttttattggcATTGACATATTTGCATGACAAGGCTTGATCGacatcgggttttttttttttagattttacaagttagtttcatttgttttctaatttctttagtttttttttaaatatttcttcattttattatttttttgatacctTCATCTCGAAAATATATTGTGGAGATATACTTATACAGATCAATATGATTTGTAcatattcaaacaaaaatcctataagcatttaaaaaaaaaaaaaaaatagcatcacAAGCACTGACGACCTActaccatagttttaaaacccagaCCAGCCCGACGGGTCAACCCGgaacccggccgacccgggcatgggaccggtccgggtgaaggccaaaacccgcttgggaatTGGCCAGGCCAGACCCGGTCAACACCCGCccccaaacccgttgactttttattttttttggttttttttttttgctaaaacgacgtcgttttgattttttaaaaaaaaattaaaaaataaattttgacccgGCCGACCCAACGACCCGGTCGAGACCCggcgacccggtcaaaacccggaacccgagCCTTGGACCGGGTCGaccaccgggccgggtcttaaaactatgcctACTCCTATATTATTTGAACAGATACAAATTTGGTATGAAGTAAGGCATCGCGATCCTTTTCTGGAGGCGAGGCTGCTGGCAAGTGTTGAATAAGCATTATGAATTGGTCTTAGCTAACATTTCGTTCCTACCTGAGAACGGTCCTCTTACATCTATGGAGTGAGGGCAGcttttctcaatatatataaaaagctgATGGTGGTACCCTTACACAAGCATCCATATatatccatttttattttactacaaaaaatgaagaatcttgtaatatttttagTGTTCATCATCTACTTCATCTTTCCTGTTGATGCCTCCCTTCCAAGCATTCTTGGCAACAATTTGATCGAGAAAACCTGCAAACAGACACCCTATTACGATCTTTGTGTAAGATCATTAATATCTAGTCCTCGCAGCTTCAATACAGATGTTGAAGGCCTCGCCAAGATAATGGTTCACACTATTAACGCTAGGGCAACCCACACACTGCATCGTATTAACAAGCTGCTTCAACATAATCAGGACACAAATATGAAACGAGCCTTGCAATCTTGTGCCAGTCGCTACGATGCCATAATAAAGGCGGATATTCCAGAATCTCTACAAGCTTTGCGTTTGGGTAACTACAAATTTGCAGAAGCAGGCACAATGGATGCTGCTTTTGAGGCGAGGTTATGTGAAAAAGAATTCAGGAGATGCAAATCGCCCCTGGCTGACATGAATAGGGTTGTACATGACGTCTCCATCGTGGCTGCGTCCATTGTTCAGACAATCGTATAAGCGActgatatcattttaatttttgtttagccAACTAGGGAATTCGAAATAAATTTCGAGACTTGCAACTGATCATTAATAAGGGGATAACTAATTTTGGATGTTgcttaattaatttctattaGGTTTGCTTTAGTTCTATCCTTGATATCTTGGTCTTCTATGCACCTGATAAATTCTTATTTTGGAAGAAATGGAAGAAGAGTTTtcgttttcttgtttttccggGGCTCCTTTTATGCTTTGAAAAACgcgaataaaatcaaaatagctACCATCTTCAACTGTGTGGGGAGTGAAATTCTGAGTCATGCCTTCGTCTAAAAGATGAGATTGCTCTTGGATTGGACATGGAGGAGCGTTCTTCTGGAGATTTTTGGTCGCTCAAAATTTCTGTTTTCCGTTCATGAAAAAGCCCATCTCGATTTATAAGGAAGCATAAAGGCCCAATATCAAAGACAATACATAAACCCATTTCCCAGAGTTGGCCCATAAAGCCTATACTCTAGAGTCCAAGGTGATGTATGGAAACCCAAAACATTAAGTCCACGAGCTAGAATCCACCGACCTAGAATTCAGCTACGCTAAATTCAAAAtccatgcaattttttttttttttggataatagtttagttttttatctGGAAAATATTAATGACTTGCAAACATAGTTGTGACTATATGCAAGCAGGtcgagatttttttaattttttgttataaaaataaacttgaattctatatataaatcttttttcttgttggATCACCAATGCTTTTATTGGCAATTTTCCCCATGAAAAATTAGAGAGAATcttattatagtatttattattattattcagtcTGATGTTTCCTATAAAATGAAGTTCAACATTTGACGATAATCTTTATAAAATGACGATAATTTTTAACTATAAGGTATCACAAATTATCATACCTTATAGTTAAAAATGTTGACATTTATagcattatttttcctttttgatatGTAATGCCTGAGTTACTCTTGGGTGGCCGGGCACTGTCCTGTTTTGGtcatattattaatttgtcaaatgatgataaaaaaaacaaaaaacaaaaaaactacgAGTAGCGAACAGTTGTGCCGacaatacaatttattttttcactggaAAAAATACTCTTgcaatatgaaaataaattcgTGATGAATATCTACTTTGTCAAAGCCGCAAGAAAAATCAGAGGAAATGGTTAGAAATTTCTTATTTTACGGCGCCATGAAATATCTAGCAATATGGTGATGATGGGCATGTTCAAGAGAGATTAATTATACTTGTTCATATCTGTAACGTTTAAGAAAATCCCAACTTGCAAGTGCAAATAGAACTGCAATGGGCATAATATACGGAAGTAAACGAGGGAGtgaacaaatcaaagaagaaaaagtataaaaatgGTGTTGTTGTTTAATCTAAGGAATGTCTTGGTATACATGGACCAAGTTTATAAGAATTGCTtcgtttatttgattttataatatatagttgCCATCAAGAATTAACTATTGGTTTCattgattcaaaataaacaacttGATGTGTTTATAGAACTATTTAGAAATCATGCCATgctaaaattcttaaaatataagAGGTATATTCCACAAGAAACGCGTTAGAAAGAAGCTAGTTAAATTCTATAGAACTTGCCGTAGATTATCGAATAAGGAAGTGGCGTCGTGTTCTTTGAATCTAAGACCTTGCTGCAAGTATCTTAGCAGCGTCCGCCTCACTTTCAGGCAAGCTTCTGGTAGAACAAACCAACTTCGGTTTGAAGATTGAGGGCTAGCAAAACAAATCATGTTAAACcagcatttcttttttcttaacaaatcaaaatgatgCACCTTTAATTGAATATGATGTGACAGAGCAGCTCATTACCTTGGgacttttttattctctctttttaaaaaatattcctcGATATTTTAAATTCTGGGaagatatataattatgtaCAATTAGTGCCCTGTGTATCCTATATTTGTTGAAGGAttccccccccctttttttaacCGTCTGTCTTCGGGCATATTTGTAtagttaaggtttttttttaaaaaaaaaattttacttttaaaattttattttaaaactatacaatttttaaaaaataaaatttaatgaaaaatcattcaTCTCTTGATTTCCTTTCTCCTTATAATATTGAATCCTTTACGTCACGTAGGCTGCTGCTGCCCCATTACAGAccatgaaaaaaatccaaagaatggttTTCATTATTAAACAGTGATACTAGGCTCTAATGAGTTTTGGCAAGTAAATAATATGTGTAGAAAGATTATTAGATAATATCGATATAATTCATATAGTTATTGTGATAAATTCTACTTTTATATTCATCAgaatttctttataaattatccTCCTCTTAGGCTCTTATACAGTTTACATGCTCAGACATAGCTAATCAGACAAGCAGATCGAGAGATGTCGAAGATAATACGATGCTTATTCGCCTTGTTTATCATGAGTTTGAGTTTTGCTAaagatttttatgttaaaaaataatataaatcatatcttgaaatatcatctaacagtttaaattattaggttgagatagttttttgacACTTTAAATATCACAATGTATCTGCAATCAACTGGTAAATGgttttaactaagtttgagcaATTAAAATCATCTCTTACCGTAATATTAGGGGGAGGAAGGGTTAACCTACGAATGACGCAAAGGTCATGCCATGGCAGTCCAAGTTTTTCAGCAGATACATTCAGATAACAACAGTTCATTCAGTTGAGCCTTATTCTAAGTATCAACTCTTGTGATTCTTTGGACACTTCTCCGGATACACCTACTAGTTACTTTTCATCGTTTCTTTGCCTCGTCGAAATTGGGAGCAAATATCTCCGCAATCTTATCAAAGACATCAACAAAAAACCTCTCTTAGATGTATATAACAGATCAAAGTTATTTCAAACACCCTCCAGAAGGAAAAGAAAGCGTGGCCGATTTGGTTAAACTGCTTCCTTGTTCTTactattttatttcctttgctTCATTCTGAAAAAAGTAAGAACATGGTAGTCTCTTTGATCGATGCAGAAGttactaattttatcatttgaaggATCACCTCTTGGTGACCACGCAAGCTTTATGTCCAAAGGGGGTGTTTTTGTTACTTTAGGTTGCTTAAAACGGTTAAAAGGATGCAAGTTTGTAGCTAAAAAATTCTACATTGTTCCTATAAATCCCCCCATCAACATGCCTTAATGCTCACCAAACATTCAATTAGCTTACTTCAGCATTATAGCAAGAATATAATATGGCTATGAGTAAGATTTTACCTCTTCTTGTCTGTC
Coding sequences within it:
- the LOC118058999 gene encoding cell wall / vacuolar inhibitor of fructosidase 1; the encoded protein is MKNLVIFLVFIIYFIFPVDASLPSILGNNLIEKTCKQTPYYDLCVRSLISSPRSFNTDVEGLAKIMVHTINARATHTLHRINKLLQHNQDTNMKRALQSCASRYDAIIKADIPESLQALRLGNYKFAEAGTMDAAFEARLCEKEFRRCKSPLADMNRVVHDVSIVAASIVQTIV